Genomic segment of Tiliqua scincoides isolate rTilSci1 chromosome 1, rTilSci1.hap2, whole genome shotgun sequence:
GTTATCTGGTCAGCGGCGCCTCCTCCCTCTGGTCCGGGGGGGAGACGGCGGTCTTGCTCAGCACCGCCGCCGAGTAAGGCAGGAAGCCGCTCTCAGAGCGCTGCGGGGCAGTCGAGGCTGCGGCCGCCGTGCAGGGGAACTCGGAGCCGCCTGCCCGGGAGCCCAGGGCCGCCGCGGCCGCCGCCTGGCTGCTGTGGCAGCTGAGGCACGAGCAGGGCGCGGAGCCGGCGGGGGGCGCGGAGGAGGCGGCGGCTGCGGCGGCCGCGACGGCTGCGGCGGAGGCGGCGGCGCTGCTGTTGaggccggcggcggcggcggcggcggcgggcgaCTGGTAGAGCCCCGGGTGCCTGAAGCTGCACAGCAGCTCCGGGCGGGAGTAAGGGTGCGAGAGGGCGCGGAAGGTGTCCAGCGGGCGGATGGAGGTGGCGAAGGGCGAGGCGGCCGCCCCCGACGCCGCTGCAGCCGCCGCAGCCGCCGTCACCCCGACGTGGGGGTAGTAGTGGAGAGGCACGTGCGAGTGGAAGGGGTAGGGCAGGCTCCCCGTGGCCGCCGCGTGGGTCATCATGTAGGTGTAGAAGCTGGGGTCCGCCGGGTGGGGCCACGACATGGCCAGTCTCTGCCGCTTGTCCTTCATCCGACGGTTCTGGAACCACACCtgaggatggggggaggagggggaggaggtggggtggagcaGTGGGTGGATGGAGCAGCGGAGGGGGAGACACAGAGGAGGGGGGGCCTTAGACAGCAGCACAGCCAGGTCGCcacgccccctccctcctccgAAAGGTCAGGCAGGCGTGCATCATCCTGGGGGCCTTGGCAAGGCAGGGGGCGGCTCGCCAGTAccttttcaccaccaccaccacccccagtgaGCCTCCATCTCTTATCAACCCGAGTATGGTCTGAACGAACAGATTCCGCCAACACTTTACCGCCCCCCCTTGCCACCAGGCACAAACTAAAAACGGACTCCTTGTCACTCATTCAGGGAGAAAGCGAGaagtctcaggctacaatcctatccgcattttcctgggagtaagccccattgattataatgggacttacttccgagtaaggaTTGGATTGGCCTTTCAGACGGTCTCAGCTTCTCATGTTTTTTAAGCCACAGCTAAAAACGCCTGCAGGATCATTCGGTTACCCTCTGCGTTTCGTCTGGAAGCAGCGGGAGTAACAGAGTGTGGAGCTCTCCACCGCTCTCCAGAGGAGCTCTCCTCTCTCCGAGCATCTTTGCGAAGCAGCTGTCACCCGGAAGGCCTCACTCCGCATTGCTTGCCCACTGGCCCACTAAACGGCACCACTGTCCTGCTGTATAGTTACAGCCCAACCCCCAGTTCAATTCAGTGAAAGCCTTTCGTTTTAGTCCTAACTGCAGTCAAAGTACAGTAGCTCCAAACTTTCACATGGACCGGGTTGTGTAGATCACATTGCAAGAAGGCCCAACCCAGGTCAGATTGCCCACTCATCAAACAGCCAGCCGCACATTTCATTCTAAAAGCTGTGGATTTCACCCACGCAGAACACCccgggggggagggaaagggggcagcCCAGGTATTCTGCTCCTTCCGTTTACCGCTGCGTCTTCCTACTTATTTTATAAGCCTCAGGACCACACGATTAAAAAAGAACCTTTTCCCACCAAGTTTCCTCCGAACACAGACATAAACGCAATCCTACACGGGTTTACGCGGACGGAAGGAAGTTCTGCCGTCTACGCTTGTTTTGCAGCCTTCAAAACCAAACACAGCTGTCGGGTTACGGGGCTGTGAACCACTCCTCTCCCGGTTTTGAGCGAGTGCGCTCCTTCTTTTAACCAAGGATGACcaagaatggggttgggatctttTCAGGCTGTtagaagagcccccccccccaacctcgtGGCTTCTTCCTCTCAGTTTGAGTTTTAATGAGCAAAACTCTTTGGAACAATTCAAAAGAGCTCAGCGGGGAGGTCTGACTTTTGGATCCAATTCCAAAACGAGTAATTTAAGAATGCAACAttagttcttttttaaaatgccatgtgACTACATTTTAGGGGCATTCCtctttctttcgttctttctttcttttaccttttttttttttttttttttttggaaaaaaatgtgcaaaataataaAAACCGAAGCAAATAAAATCAAGAGAGCGAGACcggactcacagtccaatcctatgcatgtctactcagaagtaagtcccactgtgttcaataagacttactcccaggaaagtatgaacaggattgcagcctcagagatgTCTGGGCGATCGGATGGGAACGCTTCGACTCTCGGACTTACTGGTCTGGTGTACTATTACTTTACTACTGGCCTTATTTTGCCGCCCTGGGGGGAGACAACCACGGAATCTCTGCTGTCAGTGGAAATGGGCTGCAGCCCAAATGCGTGATTTAAGAACCCGAAGGACACACGCCGGCTCCAGCCCCGAACCTCCAGAGTGAGGAGACAGTCTCCctccgcctcgcctcgcctcgccatACCTTGATGGTGGTCTCCGGGAGGTTGAGGGCGGCGGCCAGCTCGCACCTTCTGGGCCGAGAGACATAGTTCTCTCGGTAGAATTCCTTCTCCAGCCTGGCGATCTGCTCTCGGGTGAAGGCCGTGCGGTACCTCCTCACTTGGTCTGCTCCGGAGCTGGAGCTCCCCAAGGCGCTACCACTGTGCAGGCTGCTTAAGCTCGAACCTGAGGACGAGGTAGTGGTGCTCGGAGTCGAGCTGTTTTCCGAATAACCTACAAGAccccaaaagcagcagcagccagagagagagagagagagagagagagagagagagagagagagagagagagagagagagaattgattCTGGGGAAGATGCGTTGGTGTGTAGGTTTCAATGAAGCGGCAGGCCCCATTTGCAATCTGGGCTCTCTGATAATTAATGCTGGCTGTCATGGATACAAATTGCTGCTCTTAACCGAATCAATAAGAGTTTCTATCTTTCGTTTTTTTAATGGCTTCGTAGCCAAATGATTCTAAGAAAATGTAGcattttcaataataataataataataataataataataataataataataataataataataatagcattccACTGATTATAGAAAATCAGGAAAAGTTTCAAGGGTGTCTGGTGGAACTGCAGAAAAAGGCCCCTGAACCAGAAATTTTCCTGTGGGTACGCTGTCACTGTCACTCTTTTATTTCATAGGAACCAAAACATTCACCATAGCCTGCGAGGATTGTCAGTTTATTTTCTTGCAGGACATCTTTGGCCAAAACTAAAGAGCACAGCACTGTGGAAAGAGACCCTCTGATCGGTGATGGTCATATTTCAAGCTCCTGGAGTTTGCATCTGTTTGTAccgtctctttttaaaaagttgttacGGTGCTTTGGAGAGATGCTTCTGTATGATTTCTAGGCTCAGGGTCGAGTGAATCGTTCTAGGAAGGGGGAGCAAGCGATGTAtgatttgcttgcttgcttttttaaacGATTCTGTATCGTTAGAGGGAAACATCCACAAGAAAGTCAGATGCAGACTGCGAATTTGCCTGGGGAAAAGACAACAACCAACTACACTTCGAAAACCCTCCCTGCAGATGGTATAAAAATGAAGTCTTAACTGCTATCATCTCGGAGTTGTTCAGATATAAACACTCAGCAGAAAGATGCTGGGTGGAGGTTGCCCAAGATGCACCAGCCTAGCTTTGGATCTAGAAACACACAGTTTAAATACTCTGTGAACTCCGAATGCACAACGTGTGTCTGTCCTGTGGAAGAGATACCCAAATGCTCAGGGGTGCACTGTATGGCGTTTATCATAAATACGCTATCTCCATCCTCCTGGAGTTGCATCCTTCGCTCTAGAAATGCAGCGTAGGCGAGTATAAATGCCACGGTAGATTCATGGAGATATTGGAGGTGCAGAAAGACACCATCTGTAGATCGCGACTGTATGCCCTCCACCCTTGGAGACTGTAAGCCTCCTCCACGCTCCCTGTACCAGAGCCCAAGCCTGGTctactcatgtctactcagaagtaagtcccattatagtcaagggagcctactcccaggtaagtgtggctaggattgcagccccagactCCAGAAAGGGCCCCATTACCTTTTCCCTGCCATTTGATCAAGAGTCAGTGTTGGGTTGTCCTCTCTGACCAATGGAACCTCCAAAGCCCAAGCTGGAGGAGCTGGTTCTGTTGAGTGCATTGATGACCCCCTCTCTGAGTTCTTACCGCAGGCAAGCCCGCTTCGGGGTAGGGGTGGGGGTCAGGGAGAGGAcgaggagggagagacagagtTACCTTTGCTGTTGTTTTCCTTCAGCTGAGAGGAAGCGAGGCCGGCCGGGGAGCGGAGCGCGGAGCAGCCCACCTCCACATCGCTGCTCATCTCTGCCTCTGGAGCCACTTCTGAGTAATGGCCAACCTTCTTCCTGCTCTCGGAAGGCGGCAGTTCCGCGGCGCCGTCGCTGCTCTGGTGCTGGAGGTTGAATAAAGTGTCGATCTCGAACTTGCCTTTGGTGGGGATATCCCCGACCGCGCTGTGCAGGGGGGCGGAGGAGAGCCTGGGGCTGAGGCGGCCGCCGTGGGGCGAGTTCTCCAGGGCTTCCAGCACCGCGTTCCCCGCCGAGTCGGACAAATTCGCCAGCCTCTTGCCGGCCGTGGGGCTGTGCAGCCCTCTTTCCATCAGGATCATCTCTTTTCTTATTCTTTCCATCATCTCAGCTGTGGGCCCCCCCCcgcccttaaaaaaaacaactgtgtcTGAATATATATAGAGATAGATATGTAAGTATTTAAGATGTCAAGGATGCAAGGGGTGGTCCTCCTAATGATGAGCCTGCAGCAGGGGCTAATTCGCATTCAGCCCAGAGAGTGTCTCTAAATATGATTACCTCTTTTGGAGGGAGGcgtgaaaaaaacaaacaacaacaccGAAAATCCACCACGCATCGGAGATGCCAAAGCGAAAGGGATGACTGGTCAAAATGACCCGCGCATCCTTCCTCGCCCCGAAGTGTCATTCATCACGGAGAGCCGCGCTCGTCATTAAGGTGCGAGTGACGCTGGGCGAATAATCATTTATTGTAACAGGTTTATAAGCAAATAAATACGAGCTCCTGTCAGCGGATAACGAAGGCGGCTTCTGAGCAGGCACATAGATCCAGGTAGGGCGGCAGGAGTGAAGAGAGGAGCAGATCTGGTCCGGAGCAGATCTCGCCTGGATCGCTCGGGAGTTTGGCCCCTGGGGTGAAATTGACAGTCTGATTAATAAAACGAGCCGAGCAGCATTTCCCCCTTCATTTAGGTGCATCATTATGCGCTGATTCCCCCCTTTTCCCCTCCTTtgttgggctgtgtgtgtgtgtgtgtgtgtgtgtgtgtgttgcctttTTAGCTTCTAACGATGCCGCCTCTTCCTCGTTTGTCCTCAAACAGAAACACAGGCTAAATGACAGGGAAGACTTTGATTTCGAGGAAAGCGTTTTAGTGAAAATCTTGGGAGAAGAGAAGCTTGCTTAAGGTGGAAAGTGGGGGGAGAGATATTCTTCCCCCCATTCGGCCGCCTTTTAATcacctttccttcctttttaacAACGCACCCAGGTTTCCCTGGAGGACATGGACTCGCTCTTTTACTACCCCACGCAGACAGACATACACAAGCACACTTCCAACACCCCTTTCCTCGCCCTTCAGTAGCTACCCTGGCAGATACATACCAGCTTCTATCGCGAGCCGCAGCCTGCACATGGACCCATTAATTCTATTCCTAGGGTTTTCAGGGTGTTTCTTTAACGCCTTCACAAACCAGGTTctcaatttttgtttgtttgaagggaagggggggaagcttTCGATAATCCTGTTTATTGACGAAACTAGTCTCAAGTCCTTCCTTCGCTTCTGGCTCAAAATCCTCTCTCTGGTGGACTGACTGAgcggaggaaaaaaaatgttccaagAATCCTTAAAGACATGATTTAAAGCACCAGAGAGGAGGTGCGGGGTGGGGATGCCTcaattcattcatccattcattcactcattcatccTCTGCCTCGActtctctccaacctccttctcCCCTTTCAATCCCAGGACCgtgtccttcccctccccccccccccgccgctttTTTGGGGTAATGGACTGGACTTCAAAATTTCAAAGGCACTCAAAATGGGCAAAGTGTAAGATCCTCCGTTTTCTTCAGCATCCATCCTCCAACTCTCTCTCCCTCAACCACCCTACCGCCCCTGCGCAAAGTTACCTGCCTCTCAGtttgctcctctctctctctctctctctctctccccgttCCGTGAAACAGCCAATCTCGCCCAGCGCCGTGAGGGACACGGGGGAGAGCGATTCGCCGGCCTTCCTATCGGAAACTCGCTCTTCAGTGAGAACTTTGATTGTAATAATGACGCCTAGAGCAACCATTTAAACGAAGATAAAGCCGTTGTCATTAGCATCCTGGGAGTACCTCCTCAAAAGCTCCTGTCCAACACTTTCCATTCGAGGAGGgcctttctcttctcccccccccccccagctaaacTTGATTCTCTGGCTTGGATGGAGAAGAGACCTGCCTCCGTTTCTCTTGTGACCAAATAACGACCTCTGTCTCTCACCACACACCGCAAAACTTTGCTCCACCATGGTCTCATTTCATTATTTGCAAGGTCTATTAACTCTTTTTGGAAACTCAAAAATAATAACttaaaaaatctctctctctctctctctctctcacacacacacacacacacacacactatcccaGCACGCAAATCCTAGACAGTGGACAGGATCCAATTGATTTCAATAGACCAGACTTAAACGCAAGCTTAActctcccattaaaatcaatagtAGTCGAATGGGTTTCATATTAACTTGATCGCGACCTTTCGCTCCGTGAATCGGCATAATCTGGAAAAAGTTCAGTAGCGTTAACACCACTGCAAGCAAACGTTTGAAGCACTTCCTGAAATCAGTGACACCCAGTTAAAATGGACCAGCACCACCATTTCTCTCGAGTGCTTGTACAGTGTTTTGGTTAGGACCATGAGGGCAATGATTTTAACACGGTTTCTCATGCGCACCGGACCACAATTCCTAACATTCTTCCTGCTGAATCAACTCCACTGAAACTAGCAGAATTCACACGTGAAGAGATGTGACCAGGCTGGGTGGTGGTGTCTGTAGCAGCTCTAGGTCCTGTGGTCGGTGCAGTAGATTGATCCTAAAAACGACCTTGCTCAGAAGGCAGCAACCAGCTCCTTTGTGATGGGTGGGTTATGGATCTGTAGTGGGGCTACTGTTCGTTATATTCGGTATTCAACTGAGGAGGGCCTTTGGAGGGTGAATGCTGGAGGAGAGCATCCAGAAGGCTGGGTGCATGGGACAAAAGCAAGGAATGGAGATGGCAAACGAATCGGGCAGAGAGAGTAAACTCCGCCTGTCCTGAAGTAACATATCATATACGGATTCCTATAATTTTCAAGTGTTTTTAAGTTGCAAACCTTACATTCGTATCTTTCCACCTATCGTTGATTCTCTATGCGAGCGCgcgttcacacacacacacacacacaagtgaaaGCGAATGTCCTTGGCAATTAACCTGTCCCCAGTGAATTGATAAGGACCCCTTGTTCTGACAGGCTCCCCGGAGAGCCAAACCTTCCGCTTGTATTTCTGTGTTTGGGACGGAAACTTTTTTCTAAACGATGTTTCGAACCCACTCCGCTCCGGATCTGCTGGGTTCCTATAAACTCTCGGGAGACTTTGAGTTCACCTGACTTCGGTGTGAACGCGGTTGACTCCAAACGAAGGAACTTCTGGTTTGTTCGTAATAAACCcactggcacccccccccccccaaatcagccCCTTGGTAGCGGTGCTGGTCGTCTGGGATTTGTTTTACAAGTGGGATCGGGGTTGACTCTAAGATGCCAAACACCTCCCCCCTTGCCTACAGATCTCTGCAGAGCCTTCCGTCAAGCCTGGGGAGCGACTGTAAGCAGCGCTCAGGTGGGGAGCGGAAGTCTGCGGGCGCCTTTATTGCTGTCGTTTGGCGCCCCCGTCCGTTTTCTCGGAGGCTTGAACGCGGTCGGGatctttttctctttcccccctttcctcacCAGATCTTCGGATCACCTCACAGTCACAAAACAGATGATACAGCCCCATCTTCTGCCTGCGATCTCCGCGGGAACGAACCTAACCCGGGATCCCTTTCGACTCGTGGGCCCCTTCTTGGAAGAAAATCGTGGCTTCTTTTGTTGTGTGTAAACGCTGCAGGCTTCCTTCGGGGGTCGCCCAAGAATTCCTCCCGcctctcttcccaccccacccctttctttGGTGCTAGTTTATATTTTGCACCTTTTAAATAAGGCCAGTCCTTGAGGTCTCTGCAGCCGCACCTCCTTTCATAGCAGAAGGAAAAGTGCAACATGCGGTAAAGCGGAGTTTAATTATCTACTAAGTCCATATGAGGTGGCGACACCGACCGCAGCGCGTCTCGCTTGGTCCTGGCTctctagaaaagaaaaaaaaaactttccctactAATAAAGTAGCTACTTGATCTTTATATGTTTCTAGACAACTACCTGTAGAATTCTACTCAATGGACTTGAAGACTCTTTGGAAACATTCTGCGTTGAGGAAA
This window contains:
- the EVX2 gene encoding homeobox even-skipped homolog protein 2, which codes for MMERIRKEMILMERGLHSPTAGKRLANLSDSAGNAVLEALENSPHGGRLSPRLSSAPLHSAVGDIPTKGKFEIDTLFNLQHQSSDGAAELPPSESRKKVGHYSEVAPEAEMSSDVEVGCSALRSPAGLASSQLKENNSKGYSENSSTPSTTTSSSGSSLSSLHSGSALGSSSSGADQVRRYRTAFTREQIARLEKEFYRENYVSRPRRCELAAALNLPETTIKVWFQNRRMKDKRQRLAMSWPHPADPSFYTYMMTHAAATGSLPYPFHSHVPLHYYPHVGVTAAAAAAAASGAAASPFATSIRPLDTFRALSHPYSRPELLCSFRHPGLYQSPAAAAAAAGLNSSAAASAAAVAAAAAAASSAPPAGSAPCSCLSCHSSQAAAAAALGSRAGGSEFPCTAAAASTAPQRSESGFLPYSAAVLSKTAVSPPDQREEAPLTR